The proteins below come from a single Oscillospiraceae bacterium genomic window:
- a CDS encoding DUF4097 domain-containing protein, with translation MKKNVKKLLAASLVIFLLGVIICSAALIYAAATGVRLFGEDGGSEKLSYQLYVSEAEKLGVLPFSSIEISAEMCDVTIQKTDKPSYIEFKNSDKLKTACVLENGVLKIHDSVPFYFLGLTFENGKAGFTGFRHVFSQGLYSSDEKKITVYLNNFDTIGKINIRLGLGNVNISSISTENISVSSSLGNVNISEADISEKLTVSVKSGNVRIKHTDYVFADISCTTGNIYTDITGRKTNCETAVGDITAVTKKDISLYNIRASVSKGDIEVNDKDQISKEYNSVCETSDENIWLKAHYGDIDLYKYVTNE, from the coding sequence ATGAAAAAGAATGTAAAAAAGCTTCTCGCAGCCTCGCTTGTAATATTTCTGTTGGGTGTTATAATATGCTCGGCTGCATTGATTTATGCGGCGGCAACAGGTGTACGGCTTTTTGGGGAAGACGGCGGTTCGGAAAAGCTTTCTTATCAGCTTTACGTGTCTGAAGCAGAAAAGCTGGGGGTTCTCCCCTTCTCTTCGATTGAAATTTCCGCCGAAATGTGCGATGTTACCATACAAAAAACAGACAAACCAAGTTATATTGAGTTCAAAAATTCGGACAAGCTTAAAACCGCCTGTGTTTTGGAAAACGGTGTTCTGAAAATACACGACAGTGTCCCATTCTATTTTCTTGGATTGACATTTGAAAACGGAAAAGCAGGCTTTACGGGCTTCAGACATGTATTTTCACAAGGTCTTTATTCATCCGACGAAAAGAAAATAACCGTTTATCTGAACAATTTTGATACGATAGGTAAAATCAACATACGTCTCGGTCTCGGAAATGTTAATATCAGCAGTATATCGACGGAAAATATTTCTGTCTCTTCTTCCCTGGGAAATGTGAATATTTCAGAAGCGGATATTTCCGAAAAGCTGACAGTATCCGTCAAGAGCGGAAATGTGAGAATTAAACACACCGACTATGTTTTTGCTGATATTTCCTGTACAACCGGAAATATATATACAGATATCACAGGACGAAAAACAAACTGTGAAACGGCTGTCGGTGATATCACGGCAGTGACGAAAAAGGACATTTCTCTGTATAACATCCGTGCCTCGGTTAGCAAAGGCGATATTGAAGTTAATGACAAAGATCAGATTTCAAAAGAATACAATTCTGTTTGTGAAACATCTGATGAAAACATTTGGCTTAAAGCGCATTACGGCGATATCGACCTTTACAAATATGTTACAAACGAATAA
- a CDS encoding alpha/beta hydrolase: MIYIVAVIAVFAVIWFVAGCTAFSMGFSRKPVRIAFLDKKAPGSSQWEEWRESINTEIEKIKKMHTEEWEITSFDGLKLRGTFIPHHDPKRTILCIHGYRSSGFFDFSMAVEYFLKNNCNLLIIDQRAHGRSEGNTITFGVNERYDVRDWAWYLAGRTENKLPIYFDGVSMGCATALMASSLELPTAVKGIIADCGYTSCHDIMKKVISEDYKIPLWLVFPVMNMIFRFVTGHFMNEIDTRRELANNTLAVLFAHGESDDFVPHEMTLENHKACTSQKYLHIAQGAQHGMSFIVCPEEYKTYLMQMFEYCEK, translated from the coding sequence ATGATATACATTGTGGCAGTTATCGCAGTTTTTGCAGTAATATGGTTTGTGGCGGGCTGTACTGCGTTCAGTATGGGCTTTTCGCGTAAGCCTGTAAGAATAGCTTTTCTGGACAAGAAAGCGCCCGGCTCTTCCCAGTGGGAGGAGTGGCGCGAGAGCATAAATACGGAAATCGAAAAAATAAAGAAAATGCATACTGAAGAGTGGGAAATTACTTCGTTTGACGGCTTGAAGCTGAGAGGCACTTTTATTCCTCATCACGATCCGAAACGCACCATACTGTGTATACACGGTTATAGAAGCAGTGGCTTTTTTGATTTCAGTATGGCGGTTGAGTACTTTCTTAAAAACAATTGCAATCTTCTTATAATCGACCAACGAGCTCACGGAAGAAGCGAAGGTAATACCATAACCTTCGGGGTCAATGAAAGATATGATGTACGTGATTGGGCATGGTATCTTGCCGGGCGTACCGAAAATAAGCTTCCCATATACTTTGACGGTGTATCAATGGGATGCGCTACTGCGCTCATGGCATCGTCGCTGGAACTTCCGACGGCCGTTAAAGGTATAATTGCAGATTGCGGATATACATCTTGCCATGATATAATGAAGAAGGTTATAAGTGAGGATTACAAAATCCCGCTGTGGCTTGTTTTTCCTGTAATGAACATGATATTTCGCTTTGTGACCGGGCATTTTATGAACGAAATCGATACGCGCCGAGAACTTGCGAATAACACTTTGGCGGTTTTGTTTGCTCATGGAGAGTCAGATGATTTTGTTCCGCATGAAATGACACTGGAAAACCATAAGGCCTGCACCTCTCAAAAGTATCTTCATATTGCGCAAGGTGCACAGCATGGAATGAGCTTTATTGTATGTCCGGAAGAGTATAAAACATATCTGATGCAGATGTTCGAATATTGTGAAAAATGA
- a CDS encoding SDR family oxidoreductase, whose product MMKLVLITGGSRGIGAACARIFSENGYFVALNYNKSEAQANALSQELKNVQCFRADVSHANEVEMLFESVNSAFGKYPDVLINNAGVSHTGLLTDTAPDDFENIFATNVKSVYLCSKAAVTQMIKKHSGKIINISSMWGQTGASCEVLYSASKAAVIGFTKALAKEVGPCGINVNCIAPGVIKTDMLNCYTSRELDLLVDETPLMRLGTPQDIARAALFLSGENSDFITGQIIGVNGGFHI is encoded by the coding sequence ATGATGAAACTGGTGCTTATAACCGGCGGCTCACGCGGAATAGGTGCGGCTTGTGCAAGGATTTTTTCCGAAAACGGATATTTCGTCGCCCTTAATTACAATAAAAGTGAAGCGCAGGCAAATGCACTTTCACAAGAGCTGAAAAACGTCCAATGCTTCAGAGCTGATGTATCGCATGCGAACGAGGTTGAAATGCTTTTTGAAAGTGTAAATTCAGCCTTCGGAAAGTACCCGGATGTACTTATTAACAATGCAGGTGTTTCCCACACCGGACTTTTGACCGATACCGCCCCGGATGACTTTGAAAACATATTTGCAACAAACGTGAAAAGTGTATACCTCTGTTCCAAAGCCGCTGTAACACAAATGATAAAAAAGCACAGCGGAAAAATAATAAATATTTCTTCCATGTGGGGACAAACAGGTGCTTCCTGCGAGGTTTTGTACTCTGCTTCAAAGGCAGCTGTCATCGGTTTTACAAAAGCGCTCGCAAAAGAAGTGGGCCCATGCGGTATAAATGTCAACTGCATCGCACCGGGAGTTATAAAAACCGATATGCTGAATTGCTACACTTCCCGGGAACTTGATTTATTGGTTGATGAAACACCTCTTATGAGGCTGGGCACACCTCAGGACATTGCACGCGCGGCACTTTTTCTTTCCGGAGAAAATTCAGATTTTATAACCGGTCAGATTATCGGCGTCAACGGCGGATTTCATATATAA
- a CDS encoding cofactor-independent phosphoglycerate mutase, which yields MKYFVMLGDGMADYKIDSLGNRTPLQAADKPVMDYLASHGCCGKVKTVPDSLVPESDTANLSVMGYDPEIYSKGRSPLEAASIGLEMSPDDYAIRCNVVTLSEDGKYEDKIIIDHSADEISTEEADLLIKAVDEALGTEDIRFHTGISYRHCLLWKNPPGYDKDERLYDFTRPHDILDKRIGEYLPSGEIGKFYRELMEKSYDILNDHPVNRKRREMGKRPANSVWLWSPGKKPRLSSFADRFKLKSTVVSAVDLIKGIGICAGFDSIDVEGATGNVHTNFPGKAQAAIDAFKNGSDFVYVHVEAPDECGHRGETENKVKSIELIDSLILAPVKSYLDSTGEDYKILLLPDHPTPIVRRTHTREPVPFVIFDSRNLTPNSSAKTYDEDSCDLSGVYVEPGYTLIDRFIE from the coding sequence ATGAAATATTTTGTAATGCTTGGCGACGGAATGGCCGATTATAAAATAGATTCTTTGGGAAACAGAACACCCCTTCAGGCGGCTGATAAGCCTGTGATGGATTATCTGGCTTCCCACGGCTGTTGCGGAAAGGTTAAAACAGTTCCGGACAGCTTGGTCCCCGAAAGCGATACTGCCAACCTTTCTGTTATGGGATATGATCCGGAAATATACTCCAAGGGCAGAAGCCCTCTGGAGGCTGCAAGTATCGGTCTGGAAATGTCTCCCGATGATTATGCCATCCGTTGTAATGTGGTTACCCTTAGCGAAGACGGAAAATATGAGGATAAAATAATTATTGACCACAGTGCAGATGAAATAAGCACCGAGGAGGCCGATCTTCTTATTAAAGCGGTTGATGAGGCACTGGGTACAGAGGATATACGTTTTCATACAGGTATCAGTTACCGCCACTGTTTGCTTTGGAAAAATCCTCCCGGTTACGACAAGGATGAAAGACTTTATGATTTCACCCGTCCCCATGATATACTGGACAAACGCATAGGTGAATATCTTCCCTCGGGAGAGATAGGAAAATTCTACCGAGAGCTTATGGAAAAAAGTTATGACATTCTTAATGATCATCCTGTAAACCGTAAACGCCGTGAGATGGGTAAGCGCCCCGCAAACTCCGTGTGGCTCTGGAGCCCTGGCAAGAAACCCCGTCTTTCCAGTTTTGCCGACAGATTCAAGCTCAAATCTACTGTCGTTTCGGCTGTTGACCTTATAAAGGGCATCGGTATCTGCGCCGGCTTTGACTCCATAGATGTAGAAGGAGCAACCGGAAACGTACATACGAATTTCCCCGGCAAGGCGCAGGCGGCAATAGATGCTTTCAAAAACGGAAGTGACTTTGTGTACGTTCATGTGGAAGCTCCCGATGAATGCGGACACAGAGGCGAAACGGAAAATAAGGTTAAATCCATTGAACTTATTGACAGCCTTATTCTTGCTCCGGTAAAGTCTTATCTCGACAGTACGGGAGAAGACTATAAAATACTTCTGCTTCCCGATCATCCAACCCCCATTGTCCGCCGCACACACACCAGAGAGCCTGTTCCGTTTGTCATATTTGACAGCCGCAACCTCACTCCGAATTCGTCGGCAAAGACTTATGATGAGGATTCCTGTGATTTAAGCGGCGTGTATGTTGAACCCGGATATACCCTTATAGACAGGTTTATTGAATAA
- a CDS encoding DUF378 domain-containing protein, which yields MLDKIALTLLIIGGINWGSIGIFNFDIVAWIFGGQTAIVSRIIYTVVGLCALWCISLLFRSHEHSLERE from the coding sequence ATGCTTGATAAAATTGCTCTTACACTGCTGATTATCGGCGGTATTAACTGGGGCAGCATCGGTATCTTTAATTTTGATATTGTCGCATGGATTTTCGGTGGTCAGACTGCAATAGTCAGCCGTATTATTTACACCGTTGTTGGTCTTTGCGCTCTCTGGTGCATTTCCCTTTTATTCAGAAGCCACGAGCATTCTCTCGAAAGAGAATAA